Genomic window (Salvelinus fontinalis isolate EN_2023a chromosome 3, ASM2944872v1, whole genome shotgun sequence):
TTGCGATATTTTCTGTGGCGCatttttgaaatatatatttatgGTGTCAATACTTTGGAATTATTTTGTAAATATGTTATCTGGGTGGATAAAAAACGTAAACTATGCTTAAAGATGAACTTTGTCATTAAAATTAAGGACAACATTTGACTACACTCATTGTACTAATAATCATAGCCTACTACCAATAGTCTCAAACTATGATTTTAACTCGAAAACATCAGATCCGCAAACAAATGTCGGatagtgcaaaaaaaaaaaaagttataccTCCAGATTGGTTTTGACACTGGTATTTTCTGACTCTTTACCTGTCTGAGCCCTCTACCTTTTAATGCTTGTGGGTGTTTTCTATTGGTGCAAAGGTGATATTGCTTGACACACGGCAAGACTGACATGCATGGTAGCCAATTGCTGAAACGCGCCTGCCCCCTCTTGACGACATACCTGGAGCTCCAATCACACCTTAAAACCGGGAAGGGCTGgttcgtcactagttaccatagccacaaagtcataattataGCTTTAACCTAAACGCCGCCTGTTTCTTTATCTTTTTAAATCAGATTTTAACCTGCTAatcttatgcctaaccttaaattaagagaACATATCTTAACAAAATCATGAATTTTTACCATATAGACATTTTACATTGTGGCTGGGGTAACTAATGACAACCGAGGGGCTGTGTTTGTTGACAGAAAGTgtggcgcgctatcgactgtcaGCCAGCTGAGCCTAGGTGGCTTGTAAGCAATACACGGAAGACAAATCAGCCATTTATTCATCAAAGATTGTCGATTTGAACTATGTATTTTAAGACCGATCCAGAACAAAGATGCAATGGAAGTCGATACTGGTTGATCTCGTCGTACTCAGACTGACTTTCAGTTGTCTACTATGGCTAGCGTTTGGACTGGGACCTAGCTGGGGGTTCAACTTTCCCCTAAATTTAAATTTGCACAAAATACAACTTTTCAATGAGGATGATGGGACATCCTCAAGTGACAATTCATGGTCACAACGAATACACGGCCATGGAGACGCACAAAGCAGGACCTCTTGTGCCAAACTTGGTGAAGAAGATTCACCTAAGAAGAAGTCTTACCTTAGCCTCTTTGAGGGAGACAGGGATGAGTATGACAGGAGATATAGCTCCTTCCCGGACACACTCAAGTTAAAGATGAAAGGCATGGCCAAAGATATGTTCTACTTTGGATATGACAACTACATGAAATATGCCTTTCCCGAAGATGAGCTGAATCCCATTGACTGTCAAGGGAGAGGACCTGACGTTCTCAACCCGTGAGTATAGGCCTAGAACCAATCTGGTAACACACACGTGCAATTGATTATTTGGGTGGTAGACTGCCCTGTACAACTAGCTgaagtgtgtgtccagtgtccaTTCATTATTTACATTGTGACGGATGATGTTAACTGTGTGGTTATTGTAATTTGCATCTGTCTGTCATGCAGGACTTGTTATCAAATCTGGTTAAGGTGATGTAAATAGCTAACCAAATACAGTTACTGTAAGGCTGGTGTTCTATTTGCTTTTCCGCTTTATCTACTTTGAGCGACATTCTTTTGAATCTGATAACAAAAGGCACAAAGAAAATGCACAACTGGACGAAACGTAATTTGTCTCATGCTGAAACAGGGTCAATCCATTGAAGTTGTTCAGCTTGTGATCAAGTTGAATGTGGTCCCACAACTCCCACCATGGTGTTTGCATTATTGCCTATATGTACATACCCTCAATTATTGTCAAGCCTCTTTTATTTGTTTCACTACTGTTGTTTTCAGGTCAAACATCAACATCAATGATGTCTTAGGAAACTATTCATTGACACTCATTGACACCCTAGACACACTACTGGTAAGCAGCTGTATTTTCTATTCCTGTTTCATTTGTGTCAGCTTTTAGGGTAATGGTATTAAAACGGTTTAGGATGTTTTTCAATGATCCTGGTAATGTTTCTCGCTCCAGGTGCTGGGGAATGTGTCCGAGTTCCATAGAGCGGTGAAGTTGGTGATAGACACGGTATCTTTCGACAAGGACTCCACTGTGCAAGTGTTTGAGGCTAACATCCGGTATAAATGCAATATCTGTATTgactaacactttttttgttagcTCAGTGTCAAGTTGTAGCAAACAGCTTTACAACCATGGTGGAGTTGCAGCTCACATTTCTGTAAACCACAAGTATAATTTCGTAGAAGAAAACAAAAAATTGCAGGTgctgtggtggagggagggagggggtgtttAGTGTTTATATTGTTTAAAGTAGGGCTCTAATCTAGTGGTAGGAGCAGAGTTCAATGCATCTATCTCTGAATCCTAGCTACCTTACTGTTTAAACAAGGACGGCCTTCTAACTTCTCTTGATGGTTGTCTCATTCGTTCATTCTTTGTCCCTCCAGGATCCTGGGTAGTCTGATCTCTGCTCACATCCTCCTGACCGACCCCAAGCATCCCTTCGGTGACGTGGGCCTGGACGATTATGACAATGAGCTACTACACCTGGCCCACGACCTGGCAGTCCGCCTGCTGCCAGCCTTCGAGAACACCAGCACAGGCATCCCCCACCCCAGGGTGAGAGGAGAGCTGCATGGTTTAATGGACTGGTCTGTCCTGGGTTCTTAACGATTTGACAGGCCTAGCTTTGCAGACCGGGGAAATGCTAGACAGGTGGAGGTAGATCTAAGACCATTAAACAACAACAGAGGTCCACTATTAGTCTTGACATTTACTTCACCGGTTGTTTAAACAATGTGTATATTTAATGAGCACAACTATGCCGTACTGAAATAACTAATGTTCTTCAGTGACTGATTACCCTGTCACTTCATTTCCTCAGGTGAACCTGAAGAGTGGTGTCTCTCCAGACAGCATCAATGAGACTTGCACATCTGGGGCTGGCTCCCTGCTGGTGGAGTTTGGCATTCTGAGCCGTCTGATTGGAGACTCCACGTTTGAGTGGGTGGCCAGACGGGCTGTCCGAGCCCTGTGGAACCTGAGGAGCAACGAGACAGGCTTGCTAGGTGAGTAGAGATCATCTTTGTAGTTTGTATGTAGATGTTTGCTCATGTGTAGCTGCATCTTTCTCTCTTGTTGTTTCTCACATGGTTACCTCTTCTCTTCAACTCTCAGGGAATGTGGTGAACATTCAAACGGGACAGTGGGTTGGCATACAAAGTGGCCTGGGAGCAGGGATGGACTCCTTCTATGAGTACCTGCTTAAGTCTTACATCCTgtttggagagaaagaggactACCGGATGTTCCAAGCTTCTTATGAGAGCATCCAGAACCACCTGAGAATGGGGTCAGTCCTGTGCTTGAATTGACTTGATAAGGGTGTGTTTGTGCGGATACACAGTGTTCTAATGGTTGTGTGTTGAATGACTGGCTATATTTGAGGTTATATTAGTAATGTGGCGGCATGTTGTTTAGTGTTGATCTATGTTCTGTAATGTGTGTGTTGATGTTGACCTGCAGGAGGGAGTCATGTAATGAGGGAGAAGGGGACCCTCCACTCTACGTCAATGTGAACATGTTCAACGGCCAGATCATGAACACCTGGATGGACTCCCTGCAAGCCTTCTTCCCTGGCCTCCTGGtagacaccactctctctctctgggaatgGGGAGTAGTACAAACCCTGCATATGTCCACAACCTACAATGTCCCAATAAATGTTGTTCAGTAGAATACCTTGGTGTATGTTCAACCTGATTATGATGTTTTCCCTGTGTCTGTGCTCTGACCCCGTGTCTGTGCTCTGACCCCGTGTCTGTGCTCTGACCCCGTGTC
Coding sequences:
- the LOC129851201 gene encoding LOW QUALITY PROTEIN: ER degradation-enhancing alpha-mannosidase-like protein 1 (The sequence of the model RefSeq protein was modified relative to this genomic sequence to represent the inferred CDS: deleted 1 base in 1 codon) produces the protein MQWKSILVDLVVLRLTFSCLLWLAFGLGPSWGFNFPLNLNLHKIQLFNEDDGTSSSDNSWSQRIHGHGDAQSRTSCAKLGEEDSPKKKSYLSLFEGDRDEYDRRYSSFPDTLKLKMKGMAKDMFYFGYDNYMKYAFPEDELNPIDCQGRGPDVLNPSNININDVLGNYSLTLIDTLDTLLVLGNVSEFHRAVKLVIDTVSFDKDSTVQVFEANIRILGSLISAHILLTDPKHPFGDVGLDDYDNELLHLAHDLAVRLLPAFENTSTGIPHPRVNLKSGVSPDSINETCTSGAGSLLVEFGILSRLIGDSTFEWVARRAVRALWNLRSNETGLLGNVVNIQTGQWVGIQSGLGAGMDSFYEYLLKSYILFGEKEDYRMFQASYESIQNHLRMGRESCNEGEGDPPLYVNVNMFNGQIMNTWMDSLQAFFPGLLVLNGDVEEAICMHAFYYAIWKRFGALPERYNWQLQAPDVLVYPLRPELVESTYLLYQATKNPFYLHIGMDILESLEKNAKVRCGYATLHHVVDKSKEDRMESFFLSETCKYLYLLFDDDNPLHKSENKYIFTTEGHVVPIDTRFREKQWNDLFPCEEGVVTDQETSNGSFSINNSNCDRVSEERRYSLPLKSVYMRQIDHMVGLF